Sequence from the Natronomonas marina genome:
TCGACCGTAACGTGGACGGACTACGACGGGGTGCTCTTCCGGTCGTGCTGGGAGTACCCGACGGACCTGGGGCGATTCCGGAGGCTTCTGGCCGAGCTACAGCGCACGGACATCCCGGTCTGTAACCCGCTCCCGGCGATCCGGTGGAATATGCACAAGTCGTATCTCGTGGACCTGGCGGAGGCGGGCGTCCGACTGCCGCCAACGACCGTTATCGAGGCTGGCTCGGACGTGTCGCTCACGGACATACTCGACCGGCACGGGTGGAGCGAAGCGGTCGTGAAACCAGCCATCGGAAGCTTCTCACGGGACGTTCGTCGTGTCTCTCGAGGCGACGTCGACGATGCAGCGACACGTTTCCGGGACATCCTCGCGTCGAGCGACGTGGTCGTTCAGCGGTTCGTTCCGGAGATTACGGCTGGCGAGCGCTCCGTCGTGTTCTTTGCCGGTACGTACAGCCACGCGTGGAATAGCCTCACGCCCGACGACGACGTCACGGAGTTCGAGGGAGTCGATACGGGGTACGAGCCACCGGCGGCGATCCGCGAGCAGGCGGCCGGTGTACTCGATGCGGCCCGAGACCACCTCGGCGCCGATCCGGCGTCGCTCCCCTACGCACGGGTGGATTACGTTCACCGCGACGGGGCGCTACTGCTGATGGAACTCGAACTGATAGAGCCGTTCCTCGGCCTCGCCCGCGGGGCGAACGCCGCCGACCGGTTCGCCGATGCCCTCACGGCGTATTACCCGAATTGCTGACACCGCCGCCCGCGAGCGGGGCCGCCGGGCGCTCGACCGGATCAACTGAACTTGTGGACCGTCATCTCGAGGGTGTCGAGGTCCAGCACCGGCGCGAAGCCGGCGTCGGGGTCGATGTTGACGCTCTTCTGGAAGTCGGTCTGTGCCTGCCAGCAGCCGGAGTTCACCGCCAGCACGTTGCGGTACTTCCCCCACCCGAGTTTGTGGACGTGGCCGGTGTGGAAGACGTCCGGCACCTCGTCGATGACGAGGTAGTCCTGCTCTTCGGGCGCCAGCCGGGTGTGACCGCCGAACTGCGGGGCGACGTGCCGTTTCTTCAGCAACTGGTACATCGCCCTGTCGGGGTCGTCGTAACTGGCCTTCTCCTCGGGCAGTTCGGCGATGACCTCGTCCAGCGAGACGCCGTGGTACATCAGCACGGAGACCCCCTCGACGGTCACGACGGCGGGGTTCGAGACGATCCGGGCGTCGTGGACCGACATGATGTCCCGTAGCTCCTCGTCGAACCCCGGTTGCGGTTCCGCCAGCCGTACCGCGTCGTGGTTGCCCGGGATCATGACGATCTCCATGTCCCCGGGGACCTCCTTGAGGTGCTCGGCGAAGGCCTCGTACTGGGCGAAGATGTCGACGATGTCCAGTTCCTCGTCCTGGTCGGGGTAGACGCCGACGCCCTCGACCATGTCGCCCGCGATGAGCAGGTACTCGATGCGCTCGGCCGCCTCGG
This genomic interval carries:
- a CDS encoding ATP-grasp domain-containing protein, with the protein product MTDDHFSLGVITGTHAPTLSDDDGLLEAALADRGVGAEPVRWDDSTVTWTDYDGVLFRSCWEYPTDLGRFRRLLAELQRTDIPVCNPLPAIRWNMHKSYLVDLAEAGVRLPPTTVIEAGSDVSLTDILDRHGWSEAVVKPAIGSFSRDVRRVSRGDVDDAATRFRDILASSDVVVQRFVPEITAGERSVVFFAGTYSHAWNSLTPDDDVTEFEGVDTGYEPPAAIREQAAGVLDAARDHLGADPASLPYARVDYVHRDGALLLMELELIEPFLGLARGANAADRFADALTAYYPNC